TCTATCGTCTGCTGGATGTCACCCGCAGCTATGCCCTGGAAAAGCTCGCCCTCGCGGCTGAACTCGACAGCACACGCGAGCGCCATGCGGCGCGCTGCCTGGCGCTGATGGAGCAGGCGCAGAAGGACTGGGAATTCACCGCCACCGAGCTGTGGATCAACCGCTATGCGCCATTGCGCGAGGACATCCGCGCCGCGCTCGACTGGGGCTTGGGCGAACACGGCGCGCACCTGCTGGGCATTCGCCTGACGGTCAGCGCCATGCCGTTGTGGCAGGAGTTGTCACTGCTGCGCGAACATGCGCTGTACGTAGGCCAGGCCCTGGCGCTGATGCCGCAATCGGGCGCGCCCTGCACGCAACTGACCATGCAACTGCAACTGGCCCTGGGCAGCCTGTCCTATCACGCCCTCGGCGGCGCGCCACAGACTATCGCTGCGTTTGTGGCGGCCCGGCGCCTGGCGCAAGCGCTCCAGGACAATGGCGGCCAGTTGCGAGCCGTCTCCGGGCACATGGCGGTCAATCTGTGTGCCGGCCACTACCGTGAGGCGCTGGAGCAGAGCCTGCAGTTCGACCGCCTCGACCCGCGCACCGATCCGCTGCTGGATTTGAGTGCCCAGCGCTTACGGGTACTGGCCCAGCATTACGCGGGCAACCAGGTGCTGGCCCTGCACAATGCCGAACAAGTGCTGCAGCGCATGGCCCACAGCGGCCATCTCAACCGTTTCACCCATGGCTTTGGCGTGCAATACGACCAGAGTGTGGCGTCGCTGACGGTGCTGGCGCGCATCCTGTGGCTGCGCGGGTTTCCAGAGCGGGCCGCGCGAACGGCCAACCAGGCGCTGGAGCTGGCGTTGCAGATCAACCACGGCACCTCGATCTGCTACACCCTGGCCCTGGCCAGCGTACCGATTGCCCACTACAACGGCGGTAGCGACGCCGCGCACGCGCTGCTGGTGCTGTTGCTGGAGCACTCGCAGAAACATTCGGCGCAGTTGTTTCACACCTGGGCGCGGCATTACGAGGGCACTGCTCCCCATGAGACATTGCAAGGCCTGGGCCTGGTTCAGGACATACTGGTGACCTTCAATGCCGCGCAGGTAGATGACAAGGTATTTGAGCGCGCCAGAAACGGCGCGGCCGGTTGGTGCACGGCCGAGATTTTCAGGGTGCGCGCCGAGGCCCTGCCCGACCTGAGTTCGCGCGAATCGCTGCTGCTCGAAGCATTGGGCGTGGCGCACGCGCAAGGCGCACTGGCCTGGCAGTTGCGCTGCGCGACCTCTCTGGCCTGCCTGTGGCAAAGCCAGGGCCGCGTGCGGGTAGCACGTAAGCTGTTGAGTTCGGTCTACGGGCAATTTACCGAAGGCTATGCCACCCAGGATCTAGTCCGCGTGCGCAGCCTGCTCGACCAGTTGCAGGACAAACGGCTGGCCTGAAAATGGCCCCAGATAATGCCCATAGCCCTGCTGCAAACGCGCCACCTGCAACGGGTCACGCAGTTGCGCCAGGGCGTAGCTGCGCACACAGTTGAGCAGCCGATAGCGCTGCGGGCCGGGGCCGGGCTCGACCACCAGGGAAGACGTCGCGACCAGGCGTACCAGCAGGTAAGCCAGGTCGGCATGCGCCAGTTCAGTGCCGGCCACCAGTTCGGTCAAGGCCGGCAACGTCACCGTGCTTTTGAACAGCGCCAACTGCAGGAACAACCAACGCTGCGGCAGGCTCAGGCGTTGATACGTCCAATCCAGCGCTGCCGTCAGCGATTGATGGCGCTCGACCGCCGTGCGTCGGCCACGCCTCAACACTTGCACGCCGTTGTGTAACTGCTTTTGCAAGCCGCGTATTCCCAGGGCTTCAATCTGGGCCGCCGCCAGTTCCAGCGCCAGCGGGATGCCGTCCAGGCGCCGGCAGATATCGCACAACGGCGCCAGGTCCTCAGACCGCAGTACAAACCCCTGCTGACCGGCACGCACCCGCGCCACGAACAATTGCAGGGCCGGATACATCATGGCCTGCTCGACACAGCCTCGGGCGGTTGACGTCGGCAGTGCCAGCCGTGGTACGTGTTGCACCCATTCGCCGGGCACCTGCAAGGCTTCGCGGCTGGTCAGCAGCACGCTCACCTGCGGCGCCCTGGCTTGCAGCGTATGCACCAGATGTCGGCAGGCACCCAGCAACAAATCGGCATTGTCGAGCACCAGCAACAGTTGCCGGGCGGCCAATTGCTCGCACAGTGCATGGGCGCTGTCACAGGATTGCAGGTGCAGGGTTTCAGTCAGATAGCCCAGCAACCGCTTCGGCGCCTGCACCGTTGCCAGGTCCAGCCACCACACGCCATCGCGATAACGCGGCAGCACCCGTTCGGCCAGCGCCAGCGCCACGCTGCTCTTGCCGATTCCGGCGCAGCCGGTGAGCATCATCAACCGCTGGCCGCCCAGGCGTCGCACCAGGCTGCCCAGCAGTTCGTCGCGGCCTATCACCGGGCTGAGCCGTGCGGCCAGGTTATGCCGAGGCCGTGGTGCCGGCACCGGTGACGGCGCCACGAAGCAGTAGCCGCGTTGCGGTTCATTGAGGATATAGCGTTGTCCATCCAGCGCACGACGCAGGGCGGCGATGTGCACACGCAAATTATTGTCTTCCACCACGCTGTTCGGCCAGACCCGGCCGATCAAGGTGTCCTTGCTGATAAATTGCCCCGGCGCCTCCAACAGTATCGCGAGGATATCCAGCGCACGCCCACCCAACTGCACCGGCAGGCCGGTCTTGCTGACCAGGCGTTGATCGCGATGAAAGGTATAGGGGCCGAAGCTCACCGTGTGTGCATTGTTCATCTGCTGACAGCGCTGGAACACCCGGCCTTGGGCGTCTGCGCCTCCTTTCAAGGGCCTGGAGCTATCTTGCCAGCTATGCGTGACAGGACAATGCTGGCACAGGGAGCGACACGGACAATCAGGGCAGCCAGACGGACATTACGGCGTCAACTGAACTGTTGTCGGTACTGCGTGGGGTTCAGGCCGAGTTTTTCGCTGAACAGAAAGCGCATATGCCGCACGCTGCCGAAGCCTGCGCGGAAAGCCACGGTCTTGAGCGGCAGGTCAGTGCTTTCCAGC
The window above is part of the Pseudomonas sp. KBS0710 genome. Proteins encoded here:
- a CDS encoding winged helix-turn-helix domain-containing protein encodes the protein MSDLNDQAVHFGPYRVHPRQRLVLEAGRPLRLSRRALEILLILLEHAGNVVSKQELITRVWPKTVVEDGNLRVHMAALRKALGDGQAGQRYIVTVAQRGYSFVAPLSIEPMTTTIDGIPHNQGHNLPLRRTRMIGRQVLIDALVQQLPQQRFITLTGAGGIGKTTVALRVAELLIGHYRDGIHLLDLAPLSAPSMILPNLAALLGFAPTEHDSLLTLARNLHARQLLLVIDNCEHLLDDIALISETLLRHMPHLHILATSREALRAEGEYVQRLEPLACPPATGNRAQALGYPALQLLIERAISHQDSFELSDAQLPLAIEICKRLDGIPLAIELVATQIERFGLPGLLVQMDDNLRLLNRSLHSDLPRQQTLRATLDWSFNLLTACEQICLRRLAVFRGGFSLASAAAVIAGEQIAPAEVLGSITQLVAKSLLNVEAGDDEMVYRLLDVTRSYALEKLALAAELDSTRERHAARCLALMEQAQKDWEFTATELWINRYAPLREDIRAALDWGLGEHGAHLLGIRLTVSAMPLWQELSLLREHALYVGQALALMPQSGAPCTQLTMQLQLALGSLSYHALGGAPQTIAAFVAARRLAQALQDNGGQLRAVSGHMAVNLCAGHYREALEQSLQFDRLDPRTDPLLDLSAQRLRVLAQHYAGNQVLALHNAEQVLQRMAHSGHLNRFTHGFGVQYDQSVASLTVLARILWLRGFPERAARTANQALELALQINHGTSICYTLALASVPIAHYNGGSDAAHALLVLLLEHSQKHSAQLFHTWARHYEGTAPHETLQGLGLVQDILVTFNAAQVDDKVFERARNGAAGWCTAEIFRVRAEALPDLSSRESLLLEALGVAHAQGALAWQLRCATSLACLWQSQGRVRVARKLLSSVYGQFTEGYATQDLVRVRSLLDQLQDKRLA
- a CDS encoding winged helix-turn-helix domain-containing protein, which encodes MNNAHTVSFGPYTFHRDQRLVSKTGLPVQLGGRALDILAILLEAPGQFISKDTLIGRVWPNSVVEDNNLRVHIAALRRALDGQRYILNEPQRGYCFVAPSPVPAPRPRHNLAARLSPVIGRDELLGSLVRRLGGQRLMMLTGCAGIGKSSVALALAERVLPRYRDGVWWLDLATVQAPKRLLGYLTETLHLQSCDSAHALCEQLAARQLLLVLDNADLLLGACRHLVHTLQARAPQVSVLLTSREALQVPGEWVQHVPRLALPTSTARGCVEQAMMYPALQLFVARVRAGQQGFVLRSEDLAPLCDICRRLDGIPLALELAAAQIEALGIRGLQKQLHNGVQVLRRGRRTAVERHQSLTAALDWTYQRLSLPQRWLFLQLALFKSTVTLPALTELVAGTELAHADLAYLLVRLVATSSLVVEPGPGPQRYRLLNCVRSYALAQLRDPLQVARLQQGYGHYLGPFSGQPFVLQLVEQAAHAD